The nucleotide sequence GGTCTTCAGAACGTACCTTGCAACCACGCAGGTCAAAGAGTATCTCAAGGGAAAGATGGACGTCAGAGGAAAGACCGAAAACGAGAAACTCTACATAGCAAAGATGGCAAACCTGCAGGCTGCAATGATGTGCAACCACAAGAGGACCATCCCCAAGAACTTTGAGGAGACGCTACAGAAAAAGAAGGAGACGCTCAAGAACCTCAAAAATTCCACAACAAAGACGGACAAGCAAAAGGAGCGCCTAAAGGAAAGGGAGGAGAAGCTAAAGCTTGCAATAGACTTGACAGAAAAGACGCGTGACTATAACCTTGGAACGTCGCTTCGAAATTACATTGACCCGCGTGTGTTCAAGGCGTGGACCGACGAGGTAAAAGCAGACTGGGAAAAACTTTACACTACTTCCCTGCAGAGAAAGTTCCTCTGGGTCAAGAACGTGGACGTCAAGTGGAAGGACATAGTAGCACAGTAGAACAGTAGTTGCATTTTAGCAAAATCAAACGTAGAATCATTTAATTGAATGATAAAATTTAGCCGTTCTAGTGCCGGGGTAGCTCAGCCTGGTTAGAGTGCCAGTCTTTCTATCCTCCCAAAAAAAGGGCAATACTCATAATCTGGAGGTCGTGGGTTCAAAACCCACCCCCGGCATACATTACACATCATTAAGAAGAGCAAAAGGGCAATAGTTCGCATAAACAGAATAAGCTGCCCAGGGTGTGCGTACAAGATACAAACTGCTAGAACTTTTTTCACACCTTCTTAATAGATGAAATCGTCTAGATAGGTCAGATAATGGCTGACGCGCAGGACACACCCATATGAGCGGCATTGTTCCGTACAGACAGGTGCTGGTAGTCGAAGACGAGGCAGGTGTCGGATCATTGATCAAATCAACACTGGAGAAGAATCACTTTGAGGTGCACGTCTTTGATGATCCCATCCTGTCTCTGACCATATTTAGAGACGATCCTGTGGGTTATTTCCTTGTGATATATGACATGAGCATAAAGCATATGTCGGCATTTGAATTTCTAAGACAGATAAAAGAAGAGAATCCAGACGTCAGGACGGTATTAATCACCACAATCAAGATAAAGCCTACGGAGTTCAACAAGGTACTGCCATCATTAAGTGTGGACGGCTTCCTCCAAAAACAACACATATCAAGCCAGATCATTCCGTGCATCAACAAGATACTTGGTCCGCGCAGAATAGGCAGATCAGACATTGGAATGTACCGCTAAATCTCCCACAGTTGTAGAACGAACCATTCCAAAACAGTTTTCGTGACGAATTTTCTAGAATCTTATTACTCAAGCCATAACTACAATGCTTGCAATCAATTAGCAAAATGAAGATAATCGTATCAGCAGTCCTGCTGGCGATCCTCTCTAGTGCAGGTGTTGCGGCATACGGGGAGGAGGAGGGCATGCTCCAAATAGATATAAAATCAAGCGGCGGCGAGAGGCCGACCCATCACGGAATTGTACTAAAGATATACCAGGACGCCAACGAGACCGCAACTAAGATACTGCCCACTAGCAACCCGTACGAGATAGCGTTACCATTAAACCACAGGTATAAAATCGAGGCATATGCTAGCGGCATGTTCGTCGACGTTGATTTTGTAGAACTCTCACGACAGAATAGGGTGGACCTCAACATGCCTACGCCGGGCAGCGTTCGCTTCACGACGCTTTACTCCGACGGGTATACGCCAGTTGAGGATGCACTGGTGTCGCTGCGTTCCAATGACGGTTCTTACAGATACTGGACAAACAGCACAACAGATGCAGCAGGCAATACGATCCGATTTTGGCTCCAACCCACCATTGCAAAAGGCGATCACTATGTAGTGGACATCATTCTTGGCGACGGGTTGATTCACACCCATTTCCCAATCACAGTATCACAAGGACTATCCACAGACGTCAAAATCACCACTCCGTGGCCCAAGGCCATTGATCAGCTCATAGTAGTATCAGTCATCGATGCGGATATTGGCAAGATCTCAGGGCTGGACAGGGACATAATGGTTGAACTTTATGACGAGCACGGAGATCAGATCCAGTCATCACGCGTAAACCATCGTGGAGACGCATATTTTTCCAATCTCAAGGTGGGCACCTATCTTCTGCGTGCAGTAGATCTCAGGCTGCCAGAAGTCAAGGAACTTGGTAGCACCAAGGTGACCCTGAGTGGCAAGACAGGTCCGCTTGAGATCATGGCAAATACGCAGAAAATACAAAACGGAACAGAACAAATCCCAGACGTTCCAACAGACATATCAGCAGATCCCCCAGAAAGTGCAGATACAGCAACAGAGCCCGCTCCAAATGTGCCGTCATGGATAAAGAGCGTAGCGGATTGGTGGGCCAGAGGCCAGATATCAGATACAGAATTCCTAGAGGCAATAGAGTACCTGGTAAACCACAGAATCATCACGGTGCAGCATTTGCAGACAGGATAGATCCAATTTGCAATCATTGCACACACGTCTGTGTGCATATCTCCTCCACATAGAAAAAACATGCAGTGTGAAATCTCTCTTTTGTCATGGTGCCGCAGTTCATGCAGATGTGACTTGTCACGTCTCGGCACTCAGAGCAGACGGTGCATCTTGCAAGACTTCCTCCACACTTTCTGCAATTCTCATCAGGCAGTGTCTTCCACCACCAACTCGAACAGACTTGCATCATGCAATCTAGGCATACGCATGAGATACCCACTCCCATCATCAGTAATAAGGCGTGCTCACTGATCAGGACAGTGATATTTTGTATGAAAAATCTTCTATAGCATCCGGGATCTGCCGTGCAGCGAATATTTCCGGTACAGTTCGACACCTGCATCAGTCAGAACCACATATTCAAAGTCTCGCTCATTTTCCCAGTACACAATACCCATCAGTTCCAGCCACTCCAGATACCTCATGCACTTGTCGTACGACAGGTGTGCCATCAACGCCATCCTAGTTTTTCTCTGCTTGCCTTTTTCGTACAGGACAAAAATCATCCTCCTCACTATCTCAACATCTATTCGCCTCAATGTCTGGGATTTGGAAACTTTTTTCACAAATCGTCTCGATTTAAACAAAATAGAAAAAGATTACTATCACATAACATGGATTCATCGTATCCTAAAAGATTAGCTTATCAGCAGGGTAAAACGCACAAGTCGTTAATTCATACCATCGTACTCAATTTCTTGAAGCCAGATACGGCAGAACACTTTCCACTTGAATCTCGCAGGATGCAAAATCGGTAGGATGTCGTGTCACTACGTTAAAGTACTTGCTCTGATACGCCCCAATGTTTGAGATCGTGCCAGAACCACTTGCCAGAATCTCACCGCTTGAGCCAAGCACGACCATCCGTAGAGAGACGATCTCGTAAGGTTTGTTTCCATTGGTATACTTGCCGACCATCTCCACGTAGCGTTCGCCCTTTTTGCACGAGGTATTGCTAAATCCCTCCTGCTTTGAGGTCACATCTGGCAGGTGAAGGATTTTTTGATCGATCAGGTGCTGCAATTTCACGATGAATTCTTCGTCACTCATATGCCCTCCCAGCCAAGAACGCGCCGTACTTCTCAGCCAATCCGGAAGCATTGATCGCCCGTCTGTGTTATTTGGTGCCTGGGGCGATGCCTGTGCCGCAATATTCTGAGAGGACTCGTCAATATAGTTCGCAACTAGGACTGTTTCACCAGTAGGAGTTATCTGCCTTGAATAATCCGGGCTCCCATCATCCCAATTCAAGAATACGTTATTTTGATAATCAGAGACGCTTACCAAATATTGTGTTCCGCGTATTGCGTCATACGACAATGGCGTGAATCCGCTGTGGACAAGACTTGAGCCGGCTCGAATTTCGGCCCACATCCCGCCAAACTCCCTGCCATCGACGGTAGCAGATTTGATTGTAAGCGTCACCACATCCGCAGAATCTGCCCATACGTTATCAGTCAGCAGTACAAGGAATAATATGCTGAGAAGAGCAAGTGCAGTTTTTGCTGCTAGTGCCATTGTTTCTCTTCTTCACACTTTGAACAAAGCACGTGATCATCGTCGCCAGATATCCACAAATCAATCTCATCCAATTCATCCCAGCAACCATCACACACAGCATGCTCAGGAACAGCCAGTCTTGCAGACGCCATACACCAAACAGTGATGCTAATACTTAATCTCAATTTGCATAGAAACCACAGTAACAATCATCTGTCTGAAAAATAATCCAGATCATGATTATAGAAGAATATACTGTCGTCAATAAATAAATTGAAGATAAACAATATTTGTGAATATTTTAGCAATCGGCGCACATCCAGACGACATTGAGCTTGGGTGTGGAGGACTGCTCATCAAGGCCGCAAGGCAGGGACACAGTGTGTACATGTACTCCATCACAAGGGGCGCAGTATCAGGCGATCCCAAGCAACGAACCCACGAGCTGATGAAATCAGCCAAATTCATTGGCGCAAAAAACCTCTGGATTGACGACTTTGAGGACACAAAGCTTAGCGTGAACAGCGAGCTGATCAACCACATCGAACACTTTATTGCGAAAGCGGATCCGGACTTGGTACTAACACACTCTCCGATGGACGCCCATCATGATCACAGAGCAATTGCAACTGCCACGATGGAGGCAGGTAGGTTCACCTCAAACATCCTGTCTTATGAAATACCCCTTACAAAGGACTTTTCGCCGCAAGTATACTATGACATCTCGGACGTGGTCGACGACAAGGTGGAGCTAATCAACATATTTTGGTCGCAGCATACAAAGCTGTACCTAAAATCCAACGCCATCAAAGGCCTTGCAGAGTATCGGGCCCTTCAAAGTAGGCTCAATACCACCATAAACTATGTGGAGGCATTTGAGGTACACAAGCTATGCTTCGGTCAGGAGTTCAACCTATACAAAGTGCCCAAAGAGTCACTGATTAAATATCAAAAGAACACAATAGCTCCCAGTGGAATTCTTGAGCTCGTCTAAAGTTCCATATGTGAGAGCATGACATGAATGGTTCTGCAGACTTTATTGACAGAAATGTCATAGGTTGGGGAAACCGCGGATGGCTCGACATCATCGACTTTATACTCGAAGTCTGCAAGAACGGTTCTCTAAAGACGCACATAATGTACAAGTGCAATCTGAACTCAAAACAGGTGGAGCGATACATACAGTTCCTACTGCGCTGCAGATTACTTGACGAAGTGAAAACTGTGGAAGACTCCAAGCGTCAGTTGTACAAGACAACGGATCTTGGAAGAAAGTACACAGGCAGGTACAAGGAGCTGGCAGAGATATTCAACTGACCATCATCTCCACTCCAGGATTCGCAAGAAGACGCATGCTTGAAGGTCCTACATTTGCAAGCAGATCTACAATCGACAGATCAGGAACAAACGACTCGGAGAGGTGCTGCTGGTACTTGAGGCCCGCATAGTCTTGGTATTCCAGGCGGATGCCGCTTTTTTCAAATAGTTTTTCATCAAGATAGTTTTTCCCGTGCGGCCCGGAAATGTACGTGTCTGCCCCGAGTGCCTTGCACGTATTTACAAGTCTCTGGGTGGACTCACCCCTAACGCCAAGTTCGGATCCCCGTACTATCTCGATTTTGATGCCAAGCCACGCAATCACCTGTTTTGTGGTCTCATAGTCTAGATCAAAAAGAAGATCCCATTCTTTTTTGTACAGCGACTCAAAATAATCCCGGTACATGTGAAAGAATTTTGCGCCCGAGTATGAGTGGATCATTCTCTTCCAATGAAGATCCTTCCAGGCAATCTTGTTGTTTATCTTCACATCCAGATTTGGGCCGAACTTGCATTCCTTATCTATTGGAACTGTGATCCACGTCCATCCGTTGGGCACTATGATTTTGTTTCTGTTGGTGAATCGCTTGTCATACTGGACGTCATCCATTATTACAAAGACGTCAGCCAAGCTCAGTTTGTGGAAAAAACCAGCGTATGGGAGATACTGTGGTTGGTGTATTGCGACTCGCAACTAACAATACTCTGTGTGCGCATTAAAAACAACAACGCATGATTTTTAGCTAACAAACTTCCCAAACAACCAAAGTAGGAAAGATATGCACACCTTATCTACAAGAAGATACAGTGCAGTTTGTGAGGCAGTCAGAAGGCACAAAAGACGAGATGACGTGTGATACGCAGTCAGCACGCATGAGTCAATCCATCTTTGAGGTAAGAGACAACGTTACGTTTGTCAGGTTTGTCCACCCGTTAAAATTAAAAGCCAGAAAGTAGTCTACGTGTGAATTTTTGTGTCCATACCTCAGAATTTTTTCCACATTGCTTTTGAACATTGCACTACATGATTTTTCAGGAACAAAATTATGTAGGTCTTAAAAATTCTGCAACGATGTACTAGTCATATTGAAAATAAAGAATTGGACTGACAAGATTACAGACGAGTCCGATCTTTGGCTCAATGCTATAAAAATGGAGGACGGGAACAATTTTTCAGAGGCGTCCGTTTTTTATCTAAACGACGCCACCGAGTCATTAAAACGCAACCTGCTAATTCGCGCTGCATTGAGTTGTCTTGGCGCAGCAGAGTGCCTAGTCAGGATGGGCCACCATGCTGACGCCCGTAAGATCTACCTTGAGGCGGCTGTAATTTACGAGGAAAACTCGGATCGCATCATCGGTGAGTCAGTAAGAGAGTCCCTGTGGTCCCTTCAGGAAGCGTATGAGAGTTTTCTTCTGGCATCAGATTATGCCAGAGCGCAACAGATTTTTGACAAGTACACATTCTTGGCAAGAAAGTTGAACCCGTTTTTTGGTGAGGGTGAGGCAATGGATCTCCTGAGAGCAAAAAAGGAGGCAATCGAGAACATACAGAAAAACTGGAGCGGCTTTGACAACACCAAAAATTCAAGCAGGCTATGCGAAGCAATAGAAAATCTAATCACCTTGAGAAACAATACGCGCAGGCCTACAAAGACGCCACTTGAACAAGTAAGCCAGATGATCAAGCAGAAGGGAGTTGCAGAATGATCAAAAAGATCCTCCTCGTCAACTGGGATTGCTACCCACACTGCGCCTCCGGTGGAGTATACAGCTGGACCAAGAGCATGATAGACAACATGCAGGACTGGCAGTTTATCGTAGTAAATCAGCTGTCAAACCCTAACTGCAACGGCAACTACAAAATCCCTCCCCAGGTGACCAAAGTAATCGAGATACCGATATTCGGCTCCAACAGATATGAAGAGTATCACCGCGAAAAAAAATCACTCATAGTAAAGATAATGAGGACGCACAACAAGGTCATAGAGCGGGAGTTTATCCCACTCTACAAAGAATTCATCCAAGTGGTACTTACTGCATACACCGAACCGCACGAATTATGCGAGATAATAGTCAAGATGCATAGATTCCTAGTAAAGCACGACACAAAGAAGTGCTTTGAGAATCATCTCTGCTGGCAGGTCTTTTTGAAGAGGATTCTCGTAGATCCACTTTATTGCCACATGACGCTAAAAGAGGCACTCTTGGCATTCCAGCTTATCCAAAGAAGCATGCAGCTCTTGTCCTTGGACATACCAAAGGTGGATCTAATACACTGCTCTCTAGCATGGATTCCCGCGTTCATCGCAATCTTTGCAAAGATAGAGCATGGTTGTCCAGTCATAATCACAGAGCACGGCGTAGCGTATCGCGAGCTATTGTTGTACTATAATGCATACATGTATGATGAGGGCTCCAAGGTGTTTTGGAAGGTTTTTTCAAGAAACATTGTGAAGACAATCTACTCGATTGCAGACTCTATAACTCCAGTCTGCTCTGCCAATGCAAACTGGGAGCAGATGCTTCATGCAGACAGATCCAAAATTAAGGTGATCTACAACGGAGTCGATACGGACAGATTCAAGCCACTCCCCGTACAAAAAACCAGTACGCATCCCACCATTGTCTGCGTTGCACGCATAGAGGCGTTCAAGGACATAATCTGCCTAGTTCAGGCAATCAAGTACGTAAAAGAAAGCATTCCTGATGTCAGGTGCCTCATCTACGGCGGATCAACGGATCTCAGATATTCCATCAGATGCGTCGAGGCAGTCAAGAACTTCAATCTTGAAGAGACCATCAAGTTTATGGGCGCAACCAAGGAGCCCGAAAGGGCCTACAACGATGCAGACGTAGTAGTAGTCAGCAGCGTCACCGAGGGATTTCCGTTTGCAATAATTGAGGCAATGGCGTGCGGCAAGGCAGTAGTAGCAGCTGACGTGGGCGGTGTGAGGGAGGCGCTTCAAGGATGCGGAATTCTCGTGAGAAGCAGGCACCCCCAAGAGTTTGCAGAGAGCATAATCAAACTGCTTGGTGACAAGAATCTAAGAGACGAGTTCGGAGCGCTTGCAGTAAGGCGGGTGTTAAACGAATTTACCCTAAAGCATTCAGTTGATCAGTTCCGCGAACAGTACGAATCATTAATAGCGCAAAGCCAGAACTCAGAGATAGGAGTTTCCCAATGAGGGCTCACAAGGCACTCGTAACAGGAGGAGCGGGTTTCATCGGCAGCCACATCGTAGAAGAACTACTCAGAAGAAACATCGAGACGGTTGTAATAGACGATCTAAGCACCGGCTCACTTGCAAACCTGTCTGCGCACCACAATAACAAACTCCTTCACATCAAGATTGGCAATGCCAAGAGGATATCAGAGATTCTGCGCGACATCGATGAAATCGACGTTGTGTTTCATGAGGCAGCCATTGCCAGCGTTCCAAGATCGGTCATAGAGCCGATGGTGGTGCACGACACCAACGTCAACATGACCCTTGAAATCATGAACTTTTGTCTGCAGAAAAACATCAAAAGATTCATTTTTGCATCGTCTGCTGCAGTGTACGGAGTATTGCATTCAAGGGCCGAGGAGAACATTGTTTGCAGTCCGTTCTCTCCGTACGGTGCCTCAAAGCTGTGTGTGGAGAACTATCTTGATGCATACTACCACACATACGGTCTGGAAAACGTCAATTTGAGATATTTTAACGTCTACGGCCCAAGGCAGAAATTAAATGACTACAGTGGTGTCATCACCGTTTTCATAAACAACATACTTGGAGGCCAGACACCTACAATACACGGCGACGGCTTGCAGGAACGCGATTTTGTATCAGTTGCAGACATAGTGAGGGCAAATATGTTGTCCATGGATTCTGACGCGGCCATAGGTAACACATACAATGTGGCATCAGGCCAATCCACCAGCATCAAAAGACTTTTGGAGACACTCCAGGACATCACCAAGACAACCCATCTCGGACATCGATTCGGTCCAAGGCGCGCAGGCGATGTGAAATTCGGCCTTGCGTCGGCCGAGAAGATAAGGAAGCAACTCGGCTTTGAGATCACAGTTCCCCTCAGGCAGGGACTAAACGAGGTAATTGAGTTTATGAAGATGCACGCGGGACCGCAATTGGCAAGCCCATGAGGAGGAGGCGCTTGTGTTAATTTCAAACACCGACTACAAAACCCTGACACGGGATTCCAAACTATTCGTGCAAAAGACCGCCCGCTCCATAGTACAGATTCAGCACGGGGTAAACAATCTAGCAGACATTGTCGTTTTTCTTGAGGTGCTCGGGTATAACAAGGAATTGATAGAAAGATACGGCTTTGAAAGCCTGTACGTTTTGGCGCAGCACGTCTATGATTTTATTGATTTCTATTACGACGACGAACAGGACCGGCAGGCGCTACAGTCACGCGAAACTCCAATTCCCACTCAGAGGCAGAGATTGGCCGAGGGATTAGGAATGATATTTCCATGGCTTGGTTCGTTGTTGTTACTGTTTCTCACAGGCGTCTCGTTGTGGATGGCGCTATTCTTGCCAAAAGAGATCACCACGCTGTTTGTAGGAGGTGTTTTCTTGGGACTGTTGCTTACGGAGGGTCCACTACAGGCGTTCAACAGGCTGTTCACCTTCCATCACGAGCAAGGAAACCTAGGAGAGGTGAAACGCATCATCAGGAGATGCTACATGACAGTGTCTGCAATACTACTCGCGGCATCCGTGGTAGCCCTTACCGTAGCAGCGCTATTTGACGTCCCATACCACATGATAGGAGTGCTCATAGTGAGCATGATTACAGTTTCACTACATCGTGCAAGCTATATGGTAATTTTCGCGTTAAAAAAGATAAAACACCTAATCATCGCATATTCCGGCGCGTTTGCGACAATCACCACGGTCTATCTTTTTGGCAACACGGTGATTCCGTCACACAGTACCAGATATTTCGTGTCTCTGGTCTTGGCATTTGCAGTACTGTCAGTTTTTTCGGTATTTCATCACCGCAGTATGATGGTAAAAAAATCCCTGGATGATTTGGAAAACGTGCCTCATTTTTACAACCCCGGAACAGTGACCGACAGGACCATTTCCTCGAGGTTCTCTGTCCAGATGTGGGAGATGCTGCCTCACTATCTGTTTGGTACGATATACTTTGTGATGCTGTTTGCAGACAGGGTGATTTCTTGGATATACAATCCAGACATTGCTGCTGGAGGCA is from Candidatus Nitrosotenuis cloacae and encodes:
- a CDS encoding response regulator translates to MSGIVPYRQVLVVEDEAGVGSLIKSTLEKNHFEVHVFDDPILSLTIFRDDPVGYFLVIYDMSIKHMSAFEFLRQIKEENPDVRTVLITTIKIKPTEFNKVLPSLSVDGFLQKQHISSQIIPCINKILGPRRIGRSDIGMYR
- a CDS encoding MSCRAMM family protein translates to MKIIVSAVLLAILSSAGVAAYGEEEGMLQIDIKSSGGERPTHHGIVLKIYQDANETATKILPTSNPYEIALPLNHRYKIEAYASGMFVDVDFVELSRQNRVDLNMPTPGSVRFTTLYSDGYTPVEDALVSLRSNDGSYRYWTNSTTDAAGNTIRFWLQPTIAKGDHYVVDIILGDGLIHTHFPITVSQGLSTDVKITTPWPKAIDQLIVVSVIDADIGKISGLDRDIMVELYDEHGDQIQSSRVNHRGDAYFSNLKVGTYLLRAVDLRLPEVKELGSTKVTLSGKTGPLEIMANTQKIQNGTEQIPDVPTDISADPPESADTATEPAPNVPSWIKSVADWWARGQISDTEFLEAIEYLVNHRIITVQHLQTG
- a CDS encoding winged helix-turn-helix domain-containing protein, coding for MKKVSKSQTLRRIDVEIVRRMIFVLYEKGKQRKTRMALMAHLSYDKCMRYLEWLELMGIVYWENERDFEYVVLTDAGVELYRKYSLHGRSRML
- a CDS encoding PIG-L deacetylase family protein; amino-acid sequence: MNILAIGAHPDDIELGCGGLLIKAARQGHSVYMYSITRGAVSGDPKQRTHELMKSAKFIGAKNLWIDDFEDTKLSVNSELINHIEHFIAKADPDLVLTHSPMDAHHDHRAIATATMEAGRFTSNILSYEIPLTKDFSPQVYYDISDVVDDKVELINIFWSQHTKLYLKSNAIKGLAEYRALQSRLNTTINYVEAFEVHKLCFGQEFNLYKVPKESLIKYQKNTIAPSGILELV
- a CDS encoding winged helix-turn-helix domain-containing protein, with the translated sequence MNGSADFIDRNVIGWGNRGWLDIIDFILEVCKNGSLKTHIMYKCNLNSKQVERYIQFLLRCRLLDEVKTVEDSKRQLYKTTDLGRKYTGRYKELAEIFN
- a CDS encoding WbqC family protein; this translates as MRVAIHQPQYLPYAGFFHKLSLADVFVIMDDVQYDKRFTNRNKIIVPNGWTWITVPIDKECKFGPNLDVKINNKIAWKDLHWKRMIHSYSGAKFFHMYRDYFESLYKKEWDLLFDLDYETTKQVIAWLGIKIEIVRGSELGVRGESTQRLVNTCKALGADTYISGPHGKNYLDEKLFEKSGIRLEYQDYAGLKYQQHLSESFVPDLSIVDLLANVGPSSMRLLANPGVEMMVS
- the pelF gene encoding GT4 family glycosyltransferase PelF, translating into MIKKILLVNWDCYPHCASGGVYSWTKSMIDNMQDWQFIVVNQLSNPNCNGNYKIPPQVTKVIEIPIFGSNRYEEYHREKKSLIVKIMRTHNKVIEREFIPLYKEFIQVVLTAYTEPHELCEIIVKMHRFLVKHDTKKCFENHLCWQVFLKRILVDPLYCHMTLKEALLAFQLIQRSMQLLSLDIPKVDLIHCSLAWIPAFIAIFAKIEHGCPVIITEHGVAYRELLLYYNAYMYDEGSKVFWKVFSRNIVKTIYSIADSITPVCSANANWEQMLHADRSKIKVIYNGVDTDRFKPLPVQKTSTHPTIVCVARIEAFKDIICLVQAIKYVKESIPDVRCLIYGGSTDLRYSIRCVEAVKNFNLEETIKFMGATKEPERAYNDADVVVVSSVTEGFPFAIIEAMACGKAVVAADVGGVREALQGCGILVRSRHPQEFAESIIKLLGDKNLRDEFGALAVRRVLNEFTLKHSVDQFREQYESLIAQSQNSEIGVSQ
- a CDS encoding NAD-dependent epimerase/dehydratase family protein, which gives rise to MRAHKALVTGGAGFIGSHIVEELLRRNIETVVIDDLSTGSLANLSAHHNNKLLHIKIGNAKRISEILRDIDEIDVVFHEAAIASVPRSVIEPMVVHDTNVNMTLEIMNFCLQKNIKRFIFASSAAVYGVLHSRAEENIVCSPFSPYGASKLCVENYLDAYYHTYGLENVNLRYFNVYGPRQKLNDYSGVITVFINNILGGQTPTIHGDGLQERDFVSVADIVRANMLSMDSDAAIGNTYNVASGQSTSIKRLLETLQDITKTTHLGHRFGPRRAGDVKFGLASAEKIRKQLGFEITVPLRQGLNEVIEFMKMHAGPQLASP